ACAGCTGGTTTGCCGCCAAGAAGGCCAAACAATGCTTTTTGTGGCTCTTCCAGAACATTATATTCAACCTCTTCCAATGTAGCTTCCAACTTTTCTAACCCTGACTCAACCGCTTCCTCTACCGTTTTCCCTGATACAGTCACCTTTTTCACTTGGTCTTCGCTCCTCCTGATTTGGCCTCTTTACTTTTTCCTACATTAGGACCTGTAATAAAGTAAGTTTGGACAATCATAAATAAGTTACCGATAACCCAGTACAATGCCAATGCTGATGGGAAAAATGCAGCAAACGCAATAATCATTACAGGCATAATATACATAAGCGCCCGCATTTGTGGATTATCCTGTACCATCATCATTTTCTGTTGGATAAACGTCGTTGCACCAGCAACAAGTGGTAAAATATAGTACGGATCTGCTGAACCGAGTTCAAACCATAGAAAATCCTGTGGTGCCCCTGTGTAGCTTGGATCAACATCCGGATTAATCTGTGGTGTTCGAATAATAGCATGATAAAATGCTATTAAGATTGGCATTTGAATTAACACTGGAAAACAACCAGCTAACGGATTAACTTTGTGCTGTTGAAAGAGCGCCATCATTTCCTGCTGGAGCTTTTGCTGTGTTTGCTGGTCTTTCGCACTGTATTTCTCGCGAAGTTCCTTCATTTCAGGCTGAAGGGCCTGCATTGCTTTAGTGCTCTTTGTTTGCTTGATCATTAACGGCAATATTAAAATACGAAGTAAAATCGTTACAATAATGATTGCCAATCCGTAGCTATTATTTAGCGCCTCTGCTACGTTTGTCATCAACCATGATAACGGGTAAACAAAGAACGAATCCCA
The genomic region above belongs to Bacillus sp. A301a_S52 and contains:
- the yidC gene encoding YidC family membrane integrase SpoIIIJ, translating into MARKLGLMSLLIGLMVVMTGCFNIEEPIRAENDGIWDSFFVYPLSWLMTNVAEALNNSYGLAIIIVTILLRILILPLMIKQTKSTKAMQALQPEMKELREKYSAKDQQTQQKLQQEMMALFQQHKVNPLAGCFPVLIQMPILIAFYHAIIRTPQINPDVDPSYTGAPQDFLWFELGSADPYYILPLVAGATTFIQQKMMMVQDNPQMRALMYIMPVMIIAFAAFFPSALALYWVIGNLFMIVQTYFITGPNVGKSKEAKSGGAKTK